GCAATTCAACGTGTGATAGACCTGATTCGTGGTTTACGATCACAATTATTGAATATGTCGATCGGTATTTGAGCTAGGACCCCTGTGGAGTTGAGTGGCGTTAGCTTGTTGTCAATGTTACCGTACCACACTGCAACAGCATCCGCACTGCTTAAATCCAAGCTTTCTGTTGCTCCTCATGGACACGCTTGGACTCTAGAAGGTAAATTTCGTCTTTTCCGCGTGCACATTATTTTGGTTTTGGTGTTTCAGTTATTTTTTCCTAGCAAGCAATTACTTTGATGCTATTATGTTGTTACATGATACTATTTCGCGAGTCGAAGGGTAATTGGCATTCATACCAGTTTTGGAAGTCAAAACTGTAAATTCTGCTTGATGGACATAACCTGAAAATAGTGTTTGTTTGATTAACTTTTCCCAGACGAATTTCTTGTCTTTCTTTCTTGGCATGATATGGCACGGAACCATTTTTTATGCATACCTTTTACATGCTCTTGTTTGGTATACAGCATTACTCTCTCAAAATATAGGAAGTTTTTTGCTGTAGGAAAAGAGAGGACTAGATATGAAGGTCATGAGAAAGAGGTGAACTGATCTCATTTCTTGTTATGTTCTGATCATAGAGACATACCAAGTTGTGTCAATTCTTGCTATATTAGGTTGTGAAGCCTCCAAAGATGTATATGCCAATAAATGAGCTCCCTTCAATCAAATTGTCCTTGCTGAATGCAAGAGGCTCTTTACCACTTAAAGGTCTGTAGGTAGCTGGATAACCTTGGCCTTTGAGATTTTTAGATTCCGGGGGA
This is a stretch of genomic DNA from Primulina eburnea isolate SZY01 chromosome 11, ASM2296580v1, whole genome shotgun sequence. It encodes these proteins:
- the LOC140804555 gene encoding protein NUCLEAR FUSION DEFECTIVE 6, mitochondrial-like isoform X1; the encoded protein is MATVAARSVMRLTAETSRIAAIRISAGVKAKAAPSPFRVSSRTPLTARIFRTPVELSGVSLLSMLPYHTATASALLKSKLSVAPHGHAWTLEGKERTRYEGHEKEVN